Proteins encoded by one window of Candidatus Fermentibacter sp.:
- a CDS encoding polysaccharide biosynthesis/export family protein — protein sequence MPLNTALLLAATATLSLPAQTSSTAAVPSHAFEPADRDAYILGPGDVLDVIVEGGATPAVLASGLFPQSVCTVSSDGVLAVSGIGQVSVEGLTIAEAEIELARLTRSYYPGMRIGISLSTPRLVRVRASGAVSTPGIYAMYALQSVSDLLVEAGATAACSRTGWVFSDGDSLHFDLRTDPVTHMPVSDPLLAGGTTVMFSTCEHPAYVVRPAQEAVEGVPAVSMIQAWEVERPLELALFLEMTGGAGADFDPGRSGLLHGGTLAPIWGVDGLADLFVEAGDTLFLAGAETKVTVAGAVAAPGLHDWIAGLAASDYVGLSGGALPDAALGGMRIVRDGEIIASGRDASGIEPSPGDMVEVPFKWATRSMSMFVILGSVVSAAAIIINLSQ from the coding sequence ATGCCTCTGAACACGGCCCTCCTCCTCGCCGCCACGGCGACCCTGTCGCTCCCGGCCCAGACGTCGTCGACGGCTGCGGTCCCGTCCCATGCCTTCGAGCCTGCCGACCGGGATGCGTACATCCTCGGCCCCGGAGACGTGCTCGACGTCATCGTGGAGGGAGGCGCCACCCCGGCCGTCCTGGCCTCGGGCCTGTTCCCGCAGTCGGTCTGCACGGTTTCCTCCGACGGCGTGCTCGCCGTATCGGGCATCGGGCAGGTCTCCGTCGAGGGCCTGACCATCGCGGAGGCCGAGATCGAGCTCGCGAGGCTCACCCGCAGCTACTACCCGGGCATGCGGATCGGCATCTCCCTCTCGACGCCCCGCCTCGTGAGGGTGAGGGCGTCAGGTGCGGTCTCGACACCCGGCATCTATGCCATGTACGCTCTCCAGAGCGTCTCCGACCTCCTCGTCGAGGCCGGCGCCACCGCGGCCTGCTCCAGGACCGGGTGGGTGTTCTCCGACGGCGACTCGCTCCATTTCGACCTCAGAACCGATCCCGTGACCCACATGCCCGTGTCGGATCCCCTCCTCGCGGGGGGCACGACGGTGATGTTCTCCACGTGCGAGCATCCCGCCTATGTCGTCAGACCCGCGCAGGAGGCGGTCGAGGGTGTTCCGGCGGTGTCGATGATCCAGGCATGGGAGGTGGAGCGCCCCCTCGAACTCGCGCTGTTCCTCGAGATGACGGGCGGAGCGGGGGCGGACTTCGACCCCGGGCGTTCGGGGCTGCTGCACGGCGGAACCCTGGCGCCGATCTGGGGCGTCGACGGGCTGGCGGACCTCTTCGTGGAAGCGGGCGACACCCTGTTCCTCGCCGGAGCGGAGACGAAGGTGACTGTCGCCGGGGCGGTGGCGGCCCCGGGATTGCATGACTGGATCGCAGGCCTCGCCGCGAGCGACTATGTCGGCCTTTCCGGGGGTGCCCTCCCGGATGCGGCCCTTGGCGGAATGAGGATAGTGAGGGACGGAGAGATCATCGCCTCGGGAAGGGATGCCTCCGGTATCGAGCCGTCCCCTGGCGACATGGTCGAAGTCCCGTTCAAATGGGCGACCAGGAGCATGAGCATGTTCGTGATACTGGGTTCGGTGGTAAGCGCCGCCGCCATAATCATCAACCTCAGCCAATGA
- a CDS encoding oligosaccharide flippase family protein, translating to MIQEIRASWGRLVSIGLPVVLSQGTNAVWGVVTLLVARVLPEPQYAAFSLAKTVEILAVTIGGGFVMQALLKYASEGSGRRAETVNSAAALALALTVAGAGLLLACGGLIQSFYSEIPLAGLPVVLSLMVLSEGVCAIPRNNLLAVQKTRQVMWGDITGFAVRISIVLFLAFSGRLSSPHPIFLAQTLSNAACLLVLVRGGGRFFERGARVARESLTRVWRFSVYTLGTSLAAYIYSWTDILMLGRMAPGDVATYGVARSLTSFVASLNQAANIVLLPLASRMHTTGRTPGVAARTWQGIILVEAVQLPFIAIFAIFPRQILDLLFEGRYSEGWAVVTVLALLNLVKPVGSLFSSTACGLGRPEYSLRSVLLTALLNVGLNALLIPRFGGLGAAYATVVSMLAGGLAIYLAVTSYLKRHTDGSGEAAAGSGAD from the coding sequence GTGATCCAGGAGATCAGGGCGTCCTGGGGGAGGCTCGTGTCCATCGGCCTCCCGGTCGTGTTGAGCCAGGGGACGAACGCCGTCTGGGGCGTGGTGACGCTCCTCGTCGCGAGGGTCCTCCCCGAGCCGCAGTATGCCGCGTTCTCCCTGGCCAAGACCGTCGAGATCCTGGCCGTCACGATCGGCGGCGGCTTCGTCATGCAGGCCCTCCTGAAGTATGCCTCCGAAGGCTCCGGCAGGCGTGCCGAGACCGTGAACTCGGCGGCGGCCCTCGCGCTCGCCCTGACGGTGGCGGGAGCAGGTCTGCTCCTCGCGTGCGGAGGCCTGATACAGTCCTTCTACAGCGAGATCCCGCTCGCCGGCCTGCCCGTGGTCCTCTCGCTCATGGTCCTCTCGGAGGGCGTCTGCGCCATCCCCCGGAACAACCTCCTCGCCGTGCAGAAGACCCGGCAGGTGATGTGGGGGGACATCACCGGTTTCGCCGTGAGGATCTCGATAGTCCTCTTCCTGGCGTTCTCTGGCAGGCTCTCCTCCCCGCATCCCATCTTCCTGGCCCAGACCCTCTCGAATGCGGCATGCCTGCTGGTCCTCGTCCGGGGCGGGGGCAGGTTCTTCGAGAGGGGAGCCCGGGTCGCGCGGGAGAGCCTGACCAGGGTGTGGAGGTTCTCGGTCTACACCCTGGGGACGTCGCTCGCCGCCTACATCTACTCCTGGACCGACATACTGATGCTCGGGCGGATGGCTCCCGGTGACGTCGCGACATACGGTGTCGCCCGGAGCCTCACCAGTTTCGTGGCGAGCCTCAACCAGGCCGCGAACATCGTGCTGCTTCCGCTCGCCTCGAGGATGCACACGACCGGACGGACCCCCGGGGTGGCCGCGAGGACCTGGCAGGGGATCATCCTGGTGGAGGCCGTCCAGCTCCCCTTCATAGCCATTTTCGCGATCTTCCCGAGGCAGATCCTCGATCTCCTGTTCGAGGGCAGGTACAGCGAAGGCTGGGCGGTCGTGACGGTGCTCGCCCTGCTGAATCTGGTCAAGCCTGTCGGGAGCCTCTTCTCCTCCACCGCATGCGGGCTGGGCAGGCCGGAGTACTCCCTACGCTCGGTGCTGCTCACCGCGCTTCTCAACGTCGGCCTCAACGCGCTGCTGATACCCAGGTTCGGAGGGCTGGGGGCCGCCTATGCGACCGTGGTCTCGATGCTGGCGGGCGGGCTGGCGATCTACCTCGCGGTCACCTCGTATCTGAAGAGGCACACGGACGGATCCGGAGAGGCTGCGGCGGGTTCCGGCGCGGACTGA
- a CDS encoding aspartyl protease family protein has product MHLAAGAALLMAAGCSRPVPDGGVDEAAEAYLRALGGREALEALSTLHTIDSVHMAGLSGTSESWWVREPFAGRISMRVGPVSQDLLISGDSVWSVDRNGALTAGDEVSGSQAALARMTVFQDAFLDPGGSGLTAGPDTVIAGESAIPLAFEAGGVPVTYYVSRGSGLPLLMRTEAMGLAMFSMPVGFRESGGLLFPSSTRDSIPALGQVTSSTSVLVECDIPIPDSVFMVASRPGDAVLRQPGTPYGFELEGQHIFLRGSVCGRDVDILLDSGAGATVLDVRAAAGIGLSPTGEFSAVGVGGTETFGFAEVPEYTALGATVTGQTLPLMDLDEAFFPSTGRHIGMILGYDFLGRFVTCIDYGSGTVTLHERAGWSPPPGSSVLPAVKVMNLLVIEAVLEDSVPVRLVLDTGAGGALHFSDAFLESHPSFLEGRETSEVAVEGVGGTRTSVLFGVEGITLGSFTVPAGQCGSLGDMPVVSSCDGVIGTGILARFVVSLDYGSPSVVIEPSSLFSGGLPDDRPR; this is encoded by the coding sequence ATGCATCTCGCTGCAGGGGCCGCCCTGCTGATGGCGGCGGGCTGTTCGCGACCCGTTCCGGACGGCGGGGTCGACGAGGCGGCCGAGGCCTACCTGAGGGCCCTGGGCGGCCGGGAGGCGCTCGAGGCGCTCTCCACCCTCCACACGATCGACAGCGTCCACATGGCGGGCCTCTCGGGGACGAGCGAGTCCTGGTGGGTCAGGGAGCCCTTCGCCGGCAGGATATCGATGCGTGTGGGCCCCGTGTCGCAGGATCTGCTGATCTCGGGTGACAGCGTCTGGTCGGTCGACAGGAACGGAGCCCTGACTGCCGGCGACGAGGTCTCGGGATCGCAGGCGGCGCTCGCGAGGATGACGGTCTTCCAGGACGCATTCCTCGATCCCGGCGGGTCCGGGCTGACCGCAGGCCCCGACACCGTGATAGCCGGGGAGAGCGCAATCCCCCTGGCGTTCGAGGCGGGCGGCGTGCCCGTCACCTACTACGTATCCCGAGGCTCCGGGCTGCCCCTGCTCATGCGCACCGAGGCCATGGGGCTCGCGATGTTCTCGATGCCGGTGGGGTTCCGCGAATCGGGAGGGCTCCTCTTCCCCTCCTCGACGCGCGACAGCATACCGGCCCTGGGACAGGTGACGAGCTCGACGAGCGTCCTGGTCGAGTGCGACATCCCCATCCCCGACAGCGTCTTCATGGTGGCATCCCGCCCGGGGGACGCCGTCCTCCGGCAGCCGGGGACCCCGTACGGATTCGAGCTCGAAGGGCAGCACATCTTCCTCCGCGGTTCGGTGTGCGGGAGGGATGTGGACATACTGCTCGATTCGGGAGCCGGGGCCACGGTCCTCGACGTACGCGCCGCGGCCGGCATCGGCCTCTCGCCCACGGGCGAATTCAGCGCGGTCGGAGTGGGCGGGACCGAAACCTTCGGCTTCGCGGAGGTGCCGGAGTACACGGCCCTGGGCGCGACGGTCACCGGTCAGACCCTTCCCCTGATGGATCTGGACGAGGCCTTCTTCCCGTCCACGGGTCGGCACATCGGGATGATCCTGGGCTACGACTTCCTCGGCCGCTTCGTCACCTGCATCGACTACGGCTCCGGTACGGTCACGCTGCACGAACGGGCCGGCTGGTCACCGCCACCCGGTTCGAGCGTGCTGCCGGCCGTGAAGGTGATGAACCTCCTCGTGATCGAGGCCGTCCTCGAGGACTCGGTACCGGTCAGGCTCGTGCTCGACACGGGGGCCGGAGGCGCGCTCCACTTCTCCGACGCCTTCCTCGAGTCGCACCCTTCGTTCCTCGAGGGGAGGGAGACTTCGGAGGTCGCCGTGGAGGGTGTCGGCGGCACGAGGACTTCGGTGCTGTTCGGGGTGGAGGGCATCACGCTGGGGAGCTTCACTGTCCCGGCCGGGCAGTGCGGGAGCCTCGGCGACATGCCCGTGGTCTCGAGCTGCGACGGGGTCATCGGCACCGGCATACTGGCGAGGTTCGTCGTCAGCCTCGACTACGGCTCCCCGTCGGTCGTGATCGAGCCTTCGTCGCTCTTCTCCGGGGGGCTCCCGGACGACCGTCCCCGGTAG
- a CDS encoding HD domain-containing protein, with translation MDLTEMLFETFRESGRQLFLVGGTVRDRLLGLPPGDLDFATDASPDETSRILQGAGIRTLDVGRRFGTITAMVDGPDGVSRAEITTYRSERYEKGSRKPGVRFGCSLEADLLRRDFTVNAIAMGPDGSLVDPSGGVADLSAGVLRTPGDPFVTIAEDPLRSLRAARFSGRFGFSVQADLAGAVRREAGALRDVSVERWLRELDSMLETPDGEGAAACMRCLVDLGLLPVVLPEIAPLACSDGEDPGEHHVQGVWSHTLCVLAKTPPRLVPRWAALFHDSGKPFRRTVDAGGSVHFHGHPEIGAELAMLAGGRLRFPKARRMDVAGLVRLHQRPAEYSPGWGDGAVRRLARDAGDLLEDLLVLSEADSSCRAPDSAGDRAVRLAELRRRLRMDPVASSGRLVPGEVGEFLARELGPGGGRETGALLAVLEEMVLSGSIPPDAGPEVFLEALGRYRGRSSGSPPEKSDEGSITTDGEP, from the coding sequence ATGGATCTGACCGAAATGCTCTTCGAGACGTTCCGGGAATCCGGCAGGCAGCTCTTCCTCGTCGGAGGAACGGTGCGCGACAGATTGCTGGGACTTCCGCCCGGCGACCTGGATTTCGCCACCGATGCCTCCCCTGACGAAACTTCCCGCATCCTGCAGGGTGCCGGGATCAGGACCCTCGATGTCGGCAGGCGGTTCGGCACGATCACCGCGATGGTCGACGGCCCGGACGGCGTGAGCAGGGCGGAGATCACAACCTACAGGTCGGAGAGGTACGAGAAGGGCTCCCGCAAGCCCGGAGTGCGCTTCGGATGCTCCCTGGAGGCCGACCTCCTCCGCAGGGACTTCACTGTCAACGCAATCGCGATGGGCCCCGACGGCTCGCTGGTGGATCCCTCCGGCGGCGTGGCGGACCTCTCGGCGGGGGTACTCCGGACTCCCGGCGACCCCTTCGTGACGATCGCCGAGGATCCTCTCAGGAGCCTCAGGGCGGCAAGGTTCTCGGGACGTTTCGGTTTCTCGGTGCAGGCCGACCTGGCCGGGGCTGTCCGGCGGGAGGCCGGGGCCCTCCGCGACGTTTCCGTCGAGAGATGGCTGAGAGAGCTCGACTCCATGCTCGAGACCCCCGACGGCGAGGGAGCCGCGGCCTGCATGAGGTGCCTCGTGGACCTCGGCCTGCTCCCCGTCGTCCTCCCCGAGATCGCTCCCCTCGCGTGCAGCGACGGCGAGGATCCGGGCGAGCACCATGTCCAGGGCGTGTGGAGCCATACCCTGTGCGTCCTGGCGAAGACCCCGCCCAGGCTCGTTCCGAGATGGGCCGCCCTCTTCCACGACTCGGGCAAGCCCTTCCGCCGCACGGTCGACGCCGGCGGATCCGTGCACTTCCACGGGCACCCGGAGATCGGGGCCGAACTGGCCATGCTCGCCGGCGGCAGGCTGAGATTCCCCAAGGCCAGGAGGATGGACGTCGCCGGCCTCGTACGGCTGCACCAGAGGCCTGCGGAATACTCTCCGGGCTGGGGCGACGGTGCGGTCAGGAGGCTTGCCAGGGATGCGGGAGACCTGCTGGAGGACCTCCTCGTGCTCTCCGAGGCCGATTCCTCGTGCCGGGCTCCGGATTCGGCCGGAGACAGGGCCGTGAGGCTCGCCGAACTCCGGAGAAGGCTCAGGATGGACCCCGTCGCCTCCTCCGGAAGACTCGTCCCCGGCGAGGTCGGCGAGTTCCTGGCGAGGGAGCTCGGGCCGGGAGGGGGCCGCGAGACCGGAGCGCTGCTCGCCGTCCTGGAGGAGATGGTTCTGTCCGGTTCGATCCCTCCCGATGCCGGACCGGAAGTCTTCCTGGAGGCTCTCGGGCGCTACCGGGGACGGTCGTCCGGGAGCCCCCCGGAGAAGAGCGACGAAGGCTCGATCACGACCGACGGGGAGCCGTAG
- a CDS encoding ABC transporter permease: MGSLSWHLAWRYMRRHPERRTVALASVVSISGVALGVAALIIVMGVMEGLEGFISGSVTTAEAPLEIVPGSGGALFIPDSVLAVIGEVPGIASVSPYIEGEAIVRLPSRDLETGCRIRGIDPVTGISSSGLDSNLVYGEPRLLAADGFPCTVTGLYLAEDLYHPLGDTLIFFPPESFFTSRGFAIGRAVLAGAVETGLPVNDRALAYVPMELAARMFLPRGGCSGIAVGLEDGVSPEEAAELLGPVVPDSVRLRTWKEKNPSLAASMQLEKMGSFAAILLITLVATFNITGTIARSVVERRRDISILKAMGASSRLILSVFIWEGALVGLIGVSAGLALGLTGCWLVGGAGILTLPDVYSFHEHIPVSVVPASVAATCAASLLLSLASAAVPAFRAASLDPLRGLRG; this comes from the coding sequence ATGGGTTCCCTTTCGTGGCATCTCGCCTGGAGATACATGAGGCGGCACCCCGAGAGGCGCACGGTGGCGCTGGCCTCGGTGGTCAGCATCTCCGGAGTCGCGCTCGGGGTGGCGGCCCTCATCATAGTCATGGGCGTGATGGAGGGCCTCGAGGGCTTCATCTCGGGATCGGTGACCACGGCCGAGGCCCCGCTGGAGATAGTGCCCGGTTCGGGCGGCGCGCTCTTCATCCCGGATTCGGTCCTGGCCGTAATCGGCGAAGTCCCGGGGATAGCCTCGGTTTCACCGTACATCGAGGGCGAGGCCATCGTCAGGCTCCCCTCGAGGGACCTCGAGACGGGCTGCAGGATCAGGGGGATCGACCCGGTCACGGGCATCTCCTCGTCCGGGCTCGACAGCAACCTGGTCTACGGAGAGCCCAGGCTGCTCGCGGCGGACGGGTTCCCCTGCACGGTCACGGGTCTCTATCTCGCCGAGGACCTCTATCATCCCCTCGGCGACACCCTCATCTTCTTCCCACCGGAGTCGTTCTTCACTTCGCGGGGATTCGCGATAGGCAGGGCGGTGCTCGCGGGCGCGGTGGAGACCGGCCTGCCCGTCAACGACAGGGCCCTGGCCTATGTCCCGATGGAGCTGGCCGCCAGGATGTTCCTCCCGCGGGGGGGCTGCTCCGGGATCGCGGTGGGACTCGAGGACGGCGTCTCCCCCGAGGAGGCGGCGGAGCTGCTCGGGCCGGTCGTGCCCGACAGCGTCAGGCTGCGTACGTGGAAGGAGAAGAACCCCTCCCTGGCCGCATCCATGCAGCTCGAGAAGATGGGCTCCTTCGCGGCGATACTCCTCATCACGCTCGTCGCGACCTTCAACATCACCGGGACCATCGCGCGCTCGGTCGTCGAACGGCGCCGCGACATATCAATACTCAAGGCGATGGGCGCATCCAGCCGGCTGATCCTCTCGGTCTTCATCTGGGAGGGTGCCCTGGTCGGCCTGATCGGGGTCTCGGCCGGGCTGGCCCTGGGCCTCACGGGGTGCTGGCTGGTCGGGGGCGCCGGGATCCTGACGCTGCCGGACGTCTATTCCTTCCATGAGCACATACCCGTATCCGTCGTGCCCGCCAGCGTGGCGGCGACCTGCGCGGCCTCCCTCCTCCTCAGCCTGGCGTCCGCGGCCGTCCCGGCCTTCAGGGCGGCGTCGCTCGACCCCCTGAGGGGCCTCCGGGGATGA